In a genomic window of Methanocalculus alkaliphilus:
- a CDS encoding protease inhibitor I42 family protein, which produces MKWNRTLIILLLAALVLFAGCVGDEPEVVPPETPHTPGTLVIFDQSNDGETYTVPVGAEIRLRLPENPTTGYLWTLATPDGITVTGDDFTAPETDLVGAAGIRTWEMIAGIPGTFTIEGAYMRPWETDAEPAETFSLTLVVE; this is translated from the coding sequence ATGAAGTGGAATAGAACACTCATCATCCTTCTGCTCGCCGCACTGGTACTGTTTGCCGGATGTGTCGGTGACGAGCCCGAGGTGGTGCCGCCGGAGACGCCACACACCCCTGGAACGCTCGTCATCTTTGATCAGTCAAATGACGGAGAGACGTACACCGTCCCTGTCGGAGCCGAGATACGGCTTCGCCTCCCAGAGAACCCGACGACCGGATACCTCTGGACACTTGCTACCCCTGATGGGATCACTGTGACCGGGGATGACTTCACGGCCCCGGAGACGGATCTTGTTGGCGCTGCCGGCATCCGCACCTGGGAGATGATCGCAGGAATCCCCGGCACCTTCACCATTGAAGGAGCGTATATGCGACCATGGGAGACGGATGCCGAGCCCGCCGAGACCTTCTCGCTGACGCTCGTCGTCGAGTGA